AAGCGGAATATACTCCCCAAAGGGAACCAGGTGCCTTTTTCGATAACGCTGGACTGCCTTCCCTTTTCCGGAAAACAAAACGGCTTCATTTGTAAACGCGTATCCCGTTTCATCTCCGGTCCGGACGACGCCCAGCGTTCCTGTCACCAGAGGAACCGGCAGGGACTCGACCTGCTTCACCGTCGGCAAAAGTGCGGTTGGCGGTGCATTCCAGACCACGGGCAGAGCGGTTTCCGGCCAGACAAGAAGTTTTGCTCCTTCGGAAAGCGCTTTTTGGCTGAGATCGAGATAGCCGTCAACCGCGTGTTTCAGGAAGGCAGCTGTCCACTTTTGATCCTGGGGAATATTTCCCTGAATCAGGCCGATTGGAACAGGGGGCTCCTTTTCTGTGAATCCCTGCAGCGCAAGATGTCCGGCCAATGCCCAGACCGAAACGAGAAGTCCAAAAGATAGGCTCCAGGACAAAGTCGTCCGGAAAGACCTCTCTTTCCGGATTCGATGAAACAGTTCGCCGAGAATTCCTCCCGCCAAAACGATAAAAAAGGAGAGTCCGGTCGTTCCGGTCAGGGCCGCCATTCCCAGAAACGGAAAATGGCCAAACAAGAGGGATCCCAGAGGGTTCCAGGGAAACCCGGTCAAAAGAATCCCCCGGAAACCTTCCAGAACCGTCCACAACGCGGCGGCAACAGGCGGGAGGAGCCAGACCGGAAGTTTTTGGCGAAAAAAGACGGTCCCGGCCCAGAACACTCCCGTATAAAGAGCCATATAGGCCGACAGAAGGACATCCCCGAAGACGGCGAGAAAAACAGGAACATGACCATAATGCACCATCGTCGTGACCAGCCAGAACAAGCCGGCCACATTCATGGCCAGTCCGAAAAGGAAGCCTTTTCCGAAAGACCTCCCGAAAGAGCTCCTTTCCTCCTGCCATAAAGGAGCGAAAGCCATCGGAGAAAGCCACCAGAGCGCATGCGACAGGGAATGATTCTGAAACAGAAACCCCAGGAATGTGCCGGCAAGAAGAGGACTGAGCAGGGAATTCTTCAACGATGGCAACCGGTCAGCAAACAAGAGAGGGATTTAAAAGAAGATGACATCTGCTATGACGGTATACTATATTCATTGGGGTTTGATCTTTCCGCATTTTTTCAGGAATCAGGGAGGGCGGATGGCCGGACGGGTTCCGGCTCCGCACTCGGATCACTCCGGAACACTCCAGACCGAAAGGAAGTCGCATCGGTCCGCCACCGAGAAAGGATAAAGATGAACCAGAAATCATTCGCAACCACCGGAAAACCGCTCGCCGGATATCTGCTCGGAGGACTTCTTGCCGGTCTCCTTCTTTTCGGAGGGGGCATCTTTTCGGGATCGTCCGCCTCCGCCGGAGAACTGGACCCTGTTCAAAACAGCGTCATTTCCACGGAT
The sequence above is drawn from the Leptospirillum ferriphilum ML-04 genome and encodes:
- the lnt gene encoding apolipoprotein N-acyltransferase, encoding MKNSLLSPLLAGTFLGFLFQNHSLSHALWWLSPMAFAPLWQEERSSFGRSFGKGFLFGLAMNVAGLFWLVTTMVHYGHVPVFLAVFGDVLLSAYMALYTGVFWAGTVFFRQKLPVWLLPPVAAALWTVLEGFRGILLTGFPWNPLGSLLFGHFPFLGMAALTGTTGLSFFIVLAGGILGELFHRIRKERSFRTTLSWSLSFGLLVSVWALAGHLALQGFTEKEPPVPIGLIQGNIPQDQKWTAAFLKHAVDGYLDLSQKALSEGAKLLVWPETALPVVWNAPPTALLPTVKQVESLPVPLVTGTLGVVRTGDETGYAFTNEAVLFSGKGKAVQRYRKRHLVPFGEYIPLPWLFGWLRPMTGITGDMRSGTKGAMFEVSAGDQTLRLAPFICYEALYPSLVREMALKGPDFLVVLSDDAWFGSSDAPYQLFRQSLLRAIENGIPLIRVANTGLSGVMEPDGSVLGKTSLFTRQEVTISLHQKRRTTFYRLHGEWVFRLSLLAILCLLAGAPLLRATEQSSERTVP